The region ACGAGGCGAGCAACGCGGTCTCATGACGCGCCTGCTCACGTTCGACACCACTCATCACGCGCTGCTTGCGGAACAGATTGCACATGACCACGGTCTCGGGGCGGAGGTCACCCCAGCACCGCCGGAGTCGGGCGCGAAATGCGACCTGGCGA is a window of Longimicrobiales bacterium DNA encoding:
- a CDS encoding DUF3343 domain-containing protein, encoding MTRLLTFDTTHHALLAEQIAHDHGLGAEVTPAPPESGAKCDLAIEYLVEDEVALLAALRAAQVEFRVFESR